One Candidatus Nitronauta litoralis genomic window, TCCGATTGGATCACGGATTGTATCGCTTGCGAGTTATTTCGATCATGCCTTGATCTCTGGTGGACAGGATAAATTGGAACAAGCGTTTGCCAAAGTAGAAGACCAAGCCGGTCTCATGTTCGACGAAAAACTGGTGGGGGTGCTGAGCGACTGGATTGATGAACAGAATCCGGAAAAAATTTCCACCGTAGACTACAACATTTTTGCTTTAAAAGAAGGGATGGAACTGGCATCGGACATCTATTCCGAGTCGGGGATCAATTTGTTAAGAAAGGGCACGGTGTTAAAAAAGGATATTTTGAGCCGTGTTCTCAAGTTTCATAATGTGGACCCGATCCTGGGGTCGATCAAGGTCAAGCGAAAGTAGTCAGATAGCATGGATATTACAACTTTAATCGGAATCATACTTGGAATCGGCCTGGTCCTTTGGTCGATTCTCCTGAACAGCGGCCTGGATTTGTTTATCAATCTACCCTCTGCAGCGGTTGTGTTTGGCGGGACAATTGCCGCCACCGGGATCGCCTACCCGATGAATGAATTGTTTCGTGTGGCCGGGTTGTTCATCAAAGTGTTCGTGACCAAAAAAACGGATCTTAACCAGCTGATTGAAAGTATGGTGATGGTCTGTAACGTGGCGCGTAAAGGTGGTGTATTGGCGATCGAGTCTAAACTGAATGAAATCGACAATGATTTTTTGAAGAAAGGTTTGCAGTTCACTGTAGATGGAAAAGATGAAGCCACCGTGAGTTCCCTGCTTCGTGGAGAAATCAAACAGATTCAGATGTCTCATAAAGATGGCTGGGAAATCATGAATGAAATGGGGAAGTTTGCCCCTGCCTTTGGCATGATTGGAACATTGATCGGTCTGGTACAGATGTTATCTGCTTTGGATGATGTCAGCTCGGTGGGCCCCAAAATGGCCGTTGCCCTCATCACTACTTTCTACGGTGCATTGTTAGCTAACCTTATTTTCATTCCGATGACTGTCAAACTGAAGCGCCGAAGTGCTGCTGAAGCATTGGAGATGAATCTGGTGCTTGAAGGGATTATATTCATCAGGAAGGGAGTCAACCCACGTTTCATGAAAGAAACGCTGGAAACTTACCTGGAAAATGCGCTTGGAGTTAAGATCAAGAAAGATGATGATGGCGGCGGCAAAAAGTAATGAGGGAGATTAACGGCCATGGCTGAAGAAGAAAGCCCTCCAGCAGAAGAACCTGAAGAAGAGGAGCACGAGTGCGAAGAGGGGATACCCGCATGGGTCATGACCTTTGCTGATCTGGTTACCCTGCTCATGGTTTTCTTCATTTTGCTTTTTGCGATGGGAACCATTGAGCAGGAAAAATGGAAGCAGATTAAAGCCTCCCTTAAATCTGCCCTGGGAACAGACGTAATTCCAGAAACCGGTACCCGTGTGGGGCTTGATGTCATCAAGGATCCTGATGCAAAATTAGATGAGGATACCATTGCCGCAGTAGACGAGGTGGGTGCAATGGTGGCCAAGGAAGTTGAAGAAATCGCTTCCGAGGTTGAGGAGTTTGTCTATAAGAATAAGCTGTCCGGCCAGGTCGAGGTGTCGTCGGATGAACGTGGAGCGGTGATAACCATTTCGGATGTAGTTCTTTTTCCTCCAGGTCGTTCGCGAATGACTTATGCCGGCAAAAAAACCATTGACCAGGTGTTCGACCTCCTTCAACAGTTCAACTACGATGTGCGGATTGAAGGCCACACGGATAACAGCCCGATACATACGGAACAGTTCCCCTCCAACTGGGAACTCTCTGCTTCGCGTGCCGCCGATGTGGCAAGGTTGCTTGTGGAGAACGGATTTCCTCCTGAAAAACTTTCAGTTGTAGGATTCGCAGAATTTCATCCCAAGGTTCCCAATACATCTGCCAAAAACCGGTCGAAGAACCGGCGCATTGAAATTGTTTATCAGCGCGGTAGTATCCGAGGTAAAATGGTCGACGTGCTACGTCGCCGTTAGTATATTTCTGAGACCAAATTGATTTATAATGACCTGCCTGTAAAATAAAAAAGCCATCGCCAGCCTGGTATATTTTTGAATAAAGAAAATGAAAAAAAACAGCAGTGGATGCGTCGTGCCATTGATTTGGCTCGCAAGGCTGAGGGCCGGACTTCTCCAAACCCTATGGTGGGAGCCTTAATTGTCAAACAGGGAAAAGTTCTGGCAGAGGGGTATCATAAGAGGGCGGGTGGTCCTCACGCAGAAATCGAAGCCTTGAAGAAACTGGGTGAAAAAGCGAAAGGCGCGATACTGATCGTGACCCTCGAGCCCTGCTGCCATGAGGGGAAAACTCCACCCTGCACGGATGCCATCATATCGGCTGGAATAAAGGAAGTGGTGATTGGGGTGCGCGATCCAAATCCGCAGGTCCGAGGTAAAGGAATCCGCAAATTAAAATCTGCCGGACTAAAAGTTGAATCTGGAATTTTAAAAGAGGAATGCCAGGCTCTCATTAAGTATTTTTCGAAATTTATTCAGTCGGGCAAACCCTATGTGATCCTGAAATCCGCCGTTTCCCTGGATGGGAAAATTGCCACATCAATCGGAGAATCGAAATGGATCACAGGGCCAAAAGCGAGAAAACGGGTCCATCAGATTCGAGCACGGGTTGACGCAATTCTGGTTGGTGCTCAAACGGTAATAAAAGATAATCCAAGGTTGACCGCCCGGCCCACCCCACAAAGCGAACGCTATCCCATGCGGGTGCTGGTGGACCCAAACCTGAGAGTTCCTTTGAACGCAAATGTTTTCTATAACGCTAAAAAGGAACGGGTTGCGGTTGTCACCCGCCCCGGTCACCGGGCGCGTAAAAAGTCACTGGAAAAAAAAGGGGTGTTTGTAATTGAAATCCCGGAAAAACGAGGGACGATTCCGTTTAAAAAAGTTTTGGAAAATCTTGGAAAAATGAATATCGTCAGCCTTCTTGTAGAAGGTGGTGGCGAAACCAGTAGTCGGATTCTCAAAGATGGTGAGGTGGATCAGGTGATGTGGTTTCTTGCTCCTATATTAATTGGAGGGCGGGATGCTGTCAGTGGTCTTGGGGGTGAGGGAGCTAAAAAATTGAAAGACGCCTGGCGGTTAAAAAAATTAAAAGTAGAAAAGGTAGGGCACGATATTTTGATCGAAGGGGAACTCTAGTGTTTACAGGAATTATTGAAAACTGCGGCAGGATTGAAAAAATTGAACGGGATGAAAACAGGGCCCGGTTTGTCATTGCTTTTCAGGAGGAGGTCAATGACCTTAAACTGGGAGAAAGTATTGCGGTTAATGGAGTGTGCTTGACTGTGGTGACGCATGACAGCGGAACCTTTGCTGTTGACCTATCCACAGAGACTTTGAATAGAACCAGTTTTGACAAGGTGGGTGAAGGCGAAACAGTCAATCTTGAACGGTCGCTCACTCCGAACAAAAAAATGAGTGGCCATTTTGTTATGGGTCATGTGGACGCAGTTGGAACTATCAATTCGATGGATCATCAACCGGGAGAAACCTTGATCCGGTTCTCGCATCCTCCAGAACTTGCTGCGCATTTCATCGAAAAAGGGTCGGTCGCGGTTGATGGGATCAGTCTCACCGTTTTCGATTGCCGGGACAACCAGTTCACCGTGTCTATAATTCCGTTTACCTGGGAGCATACCAATCTGAATGAGAAACGCCCCGGGGATTCGGTAAACCTGGAATGTGATATGATTGGCAAATACATCCTTAAAGCCTGCGAAACTGTTATGCAGTCAAAGGGAAATGATTCTTGATGACCAAAAACATCCTGAGGTTTAAGTGACAAACACCGAAAACGCATTTAGTACAATTGAAGAAGCCATTGAGGAGGTAAGGCAAGGGCGGATGATCGTCATTGTCGATGATGAGGACCGTGAGAACGAAGGGGATCTCATGATCGCCTCGGAAATGGTCACCCCAGAAGCGATAAATTTCATGGCCAAGTATGGTCGCGGATTGATCTGCCTGACTTTGACCGAAGACCGCACGCGTGAATTGGGGCTCCCTATGATGGTGGATGACAACCAATCACAATTTGGAACCCCGTTTACCGTATCGATTGACGCAAGAAATGGGGTTTCTACGGGTATATCAGCAGCAGACCGATCGCATACTATTAGAGTTTCCATGGACCCCAATACCAGGCCTCAGGACCTGGTGATGCCTGGACATGTGTTTCCCCTGCGAGCCCGCGAAGGCGGTGTTCTTGTTCGTGCAGGTCAAACTGAAGGTTCGGTAGACATTGCCCGACTTGCTGGATTGATTCCTTCAGGGGTGATCTGCGAGATCATGAATGAAGATGGCACCATGGCGCGGGTTCCAGAGCTCCGGGAGTTTATCAAAAAACACAACTTGAAAATGATCACCATCAAAGACTTGATGGCCTATCGCCTGCGGCAGGAAACACTGGTTGAAAAAGTTACGAACACACCTCTGCCAACACATTTTGGAGATTTTCATGCCGTGGCATTCCGGAATGTGCTCAATGAACAAATTCACGTTTGCCTGGTAAAAGGTGATATAGACCCTGATGTGCCGACTCTCGTACGGGTGCATTCACAATGCCTGACAGGGGATGTGTTTGGTTCCTATCGGTGTGACTGTGGCGAACAACTCAGCCATTCCCTGGAAATGATTGAGAAAGAAGGTCACGGGGTGCTCCTCTATCTGTACCAGGAAGGGCGCGGAATTGGCCTGCTGAATAAATTGAAAGCCTATGAACTCCAGGACTCCGGACACGATACGGTACAGGCTAATGAAGCTTTGGGTTTCAAGGCAGATTTGCGTGACTATGGAATTGGAGCTCAAATTTTGCATGAGCTTGGTCTTGGGAAAATCCGGATAATGAGTAACAATCCCCGTAAAATAGTGGGGCTGGAGGCTTACGGGCTGGAATTAATCGAGCGGGTTCCGATTGAAATTTCTCCAAAACAGGAAAACTTGAAATACCTGAAAACGAAACAGAAAAAAATGGGGCATTTGATCCGCAACGTTAAGTAATTTTTTTTATTGTGACTCATTCTGGAAAAGAAATGGTGAATTTGATTGAAGGTGAGGTAAAGGGAGCCGGATGCAAGGTGGCTATTGTGGTCAGCCGGTTCAATATTTTCATCACCGAAAAGCTGCTGAACAGTGCGCTCGATTGCTTAAAACAGAATGGAGTGTCTGAGGAAGACATAGATGTCGCCTGGGTGCCCGGAGCTTTTGAAATTCCTCTGACTGCCAAGAAGTTTTGTGAGCGGAATCAATACGGGGCTGTGATATGTCTGGGGGCAGTGATTCGTGGCGCAACACCACATTTTGATTTTGTCGCCGGGGAATGCGCTCGTGGAGTCAGTGCACTAGCCATGAAGTCCTCTACACCGGTTTTATTTGGTGTGTTGACCACTGATTCTGTAGAGCAGGCTGAAGAAAGGTCCGGTGGAAAGTCGGGCGGGAATTCTGGAAACAAGGGTTGGGAAACAGCGTTGGCGGCTCTTGAAATGATCAACTTGTACGAGAAACTGTCTTAACTTATGGGAAAAAGAAGGTCATCAAGAGAACTCGCCGTAAAATTTTTATATCTTTGTGAATTAAATTCCGGGGAGTGGAAAGAACAACTGGAGCAATACTGGGAGCGCAATCCCTGTCAAAAAGATATTATTCGATTTTCTGAGGGCTTGCTTGAAAAAGTATTTGAACACCGGGAACATGTTGATGTCCTGGTGCAAAAGTTCAGTGATCACTTCGCCCTCTCCCGAATGGGAGTGATCGACCGGAATTTGCTGAGGCTTGCCGTTACGGAAATACTTTATTCCCAGGAAACTCCAGCCACGGTTGTGATAAACGAAGCGGTAGAAATTGCCAAGCGGTATGGCAGTGATGAATCACCAGCATTCATCAATGGTGTTCTGGATAAGATCAAGGGTGAAATAGAGGGTGGTCGCGTTACCACATCGCCTGCCTCCTGATAGCATTGTTTCCTGAAGGCCTTCTGCTTTCATTTTTTTCGAAAAAGATCGAAAAATGAAGTACGTCATCATTTCAGATTTGCACAGCAATCTTGAAGCATTGCACGGGTTTCTGGAAGCGTTGGATAGCTTGAAACTCTCAACAGGATTTCATTTTGACAAGTTGGTGTGCCTTGGAGATATTGCAGGGTACGGTGCCAACCCTAATGAAGTGATCGCCTGGGTTCGAGAGCATTGTCATATCGTGCTTGGGGGCAATCATGATTACGCAGTGGTTGACAAAACCGACGCATCATATTTCAACCAATATGCCTTCGATGCTTGTCAATGGACTTCTGGTGTATTGACAGATGAGAACAGGGATTATCTGAAATCACTTTCTGCCAAAGAAGTGCGAGACGAAATTTGCTGGGCTCACTCCTCTCCTTTCGAGCCTGAAGAATGGCACTATATTGACAATCGTTACGACGGAATCGATAACTTTCCCCACTTCAAAGAGAAAGTTTGTTTTGTTGGCCATTCGCACCGACCTGTCATTATCGAGGAAAGGGAGCCGAATAAAGTTCATGAGTATTATGACTCTGATTGGAAGTTAAAAGCAGGGCATCGGTATATTTTCAACGTGGGCAGCCTCGGTCAGCCTCGGGATGGCAACCCCGATCCGGCCTTCGCCATTTTTGATTCGGATGAAAATACCTATCAGGTGCGGAGGTTCCAATATGATGTCAAAACCGCTCAATCAAAAATCAAAGCCGCAAGTCTTCCTGCCTATCTATCCGACCGGTTGGCACTTGGAAAATAAGGGATCCTTGTCGTTTGTTGACCCTTTTTTTTGAACGTGCTATAGTCAAAAGCGCAATAAATATAATGGTTTAAGTCTAAATTTTTAAGGTTGGATGTTGAGAGGTTCTAGTGCCTGTAGTTTCCAAAATTACAAAGTCAAAAGGGATGGGGATTTTTAAAAGTTTTTTCACTGGAATCCTGATTGCTCTGGTTTGTTTTGTTTCGCCAGAGCCCGGGTTTGCAGCAAAAGGAAAAGCTGCGAGTCCCGATGCCCTTTACGAGAAAGCCCGAAACTCCTATTATCAGGTGCTCGATTCCCCCACGGCAAAACTGGACCGCCAGAACTGGCTGAAAACAATTGCGCTATTTCAGGCAGTAGTGGATCAGTACCCCTCTTCTCATCAGGCTTATAAAGCAACATTCACTCAGGGGTTATTATCCCTGGAAATGAACAAGCTGAGCGGCAGTGCCGAAGATGAAAACCGAGCCATCGAATACTTTAATCGAGTTGTCACCCGGTTTGCACCGGGAAGATTGACCGATGATGCCCTCATGCATCAGGCAACACTATTTAAAAACAGGGGGGAGATGGGTGCATCACGTGCACGGCTCCAACTGTTGATTGATAAATTCCCCAAGGGAGATCAGATATCCACGGCCCGCAAGGAATTGAAGATTCTTTCCAAACTTGCCTCAGTAAAACCCAGCA contains:
- a CDS encoding motility protein A (Homolog of MotA, appears to be involved in motility on surfaces and under different ionic conditions. With MotS (a MotB homolog) forms the ion channels that couple flagellar rotation to proton/sodium motive force across the membrane and forms the stator elements of the rotary flagellar machine.), with product MDITTLIGIILGIGLVLWSILLNSGLDLFINLPSAAVVFGGTIAATGIAYPMNELFRVAGLFIKVFVTKKTDLNQLIESMVMVCNVARKGGVLAIESKLNEIDNDFLKKGLQFTVDGKDEATVSSLLRGEIKQIQMSHKDGWEIMNEMGKFAPAFGMIGTLIGLVQMLSALDDVSSVGPKMAVALITTFYGALLANLIFIPMTVKLKRRSAAEALEMNLVLEGIIFIRKGVNPRFMKETLETYLENALGVKIKKDDDGGGKK
- a CDS encoding OmpA family protein, translating into MAEEESPPAEEPEEEEHECEEGIPAWVMTFADLVTLLMVFFILLFAMGTIEQEKWKQIKASLKSALGTDVIPETGTRVGLDVIKDPDAKLDEDTIAAVDEVGAMVAKEVEEIASEVEEFVYKNKLSGQVEVSSDERGAVITISDVVLFPPGRSRMTYAGKKTIDQVFDLLQQFNYDVRIEGHTDNSPIHTEQFPSNWELSASRAADVARLLVENGFPPEKLSVVGFAEFHPKVPNTSAKNRSKNRRIEIVYQRGSIRGKMVDVLRRR
- the ribD gene encoding bifunctional diaminohydroxyphosphoribosylaminopyrimidine deaminase/5-amino-6-(5-phosphoribosylamino)uracil reductase RibD, whose product is MRRAIDLARKAEGRTSPNPMVGALIVKQGKVLAEGYHKRAGGPHAEIEALKKLGEKAKGAILIVTLEPCCHEGKTPPCTDAIISAGIKEVVIGVRDPNPQVRGKGIRKLKSAGLKVESGILKEECQALIKYFSKFIQSGKPYVILKSAVSLDGKIATSIGESKWITGPKARKRVHQIRARVDAILVGAQTVIKDNPRLTARPTPQSERYPMRVLVDPNLRVPLNANVFYNAKKERVAVVTRPGHRARKKSLEKKGVFVIEIPEKRGTIPFKKVLENLGKMNIVSLLVEGGGETSSRILKDGEVDQVMWFLAPILIGGRDAVSGLGGEGAKKLKDAWRLKKLKVEKVGHDILIEGEL
- a CDS encoding riboflavin synthase, which produces MFTGIIENCGRIEKIERDENRARFVIAFQEEVNDLKLGESIAVNGVCLTVVTHDSGTFAVDLSTETLNRTSFDKVGEGETVNLERSLTPNKKMSGHFVMGHVDAVGTINSMDHQPGETLIRFSHPPELAAHFIEKGSVAVDGISLTVFDCRDNQFTVSIIPFTWEHTNLNEKRPGDSVNLECDMIGKYILKACETVMQSKGNDS
- a CDS encoding bifunctional 3,4-dihydroxy-2-butanone-4-phosphate synthase/GTP cyclohydrolase II, whose translation is MTNTENAFSTIEEAIEEVRQGRMIVIVDDEDRENEGDLMIASEMVTPEAINFMAKYGRGLICLTLTEDRTRELGLPMMVDDNQSQFGTPFTVSIDARNGVSTGISAADRSHTIRVSMDPNTRPQDLVMPGHVFPLRAREGGVLVRAGQTEGSVDIARLAGLIPSGVICEIMNEDGTMARVPELREFIKKHNLKMITIKDLMAYRLRQETLVEKVTNTPLPTHFGDFHAVAFRNVLNEQIHVCLVKGDIDPDVPTLVRVHSQCLTGDVFGSYRCDCGEQLSHSLEMIEKEGHGVLLYLYQEGRGIGLLNKLKAYELQDSGHDTVQANEALGFKADLRDYGIGAQILHELGLGKIRIMSNNPRKIVGLEAYGLELIERVPIEISPKQENLKYLKTKQKKMGHLIRNVK
- a CDS encoding 6,7-dimethyl-8-ribityllumazine synthase, producing MNLIEGEVKGAGCKVAIVVSRFNIFITEKLLNSALDCLKQNGVSEEDIDVAWVPGAFEIPLTAKKFCERNQYGAVICLGAVIRGATPHFDFVAGECARGVSALAMKSSTPVLFGVLTTDSVEQAEERSGGKSGGNSGNKGWETALAALEMINLYEKLS
- the nusB gene encoding transcription antitermination factor NusB — protein: MGKRRSSRELAVKFLYLCELNSGEWKEQLEQYWERNPCQKDIIRFSEGLLEKVFEHREHVDVLVQKFSDHFALSRMGVIDRNLLRLAVTEILYSQETPATVVINEAVEIAKRYGSDESPAFINGVLDKIKGEIEGGRVTTSPAS
- a CDS encoding metallophosphoesterase family protein, encoding MKYVIISDLHSNLEALHGFLEALDSLKLSTGFHFDKLVCLGDIAGYGANPNEVIAWVREHCHIVLGGNHDYAVVDKTDASYFNQYAFDACQWTSGVLTDENRDYLKSLSAKEVRDEICWAHSSPFEPEEWHYIDNRYDGIDNFPHFKEKVCFVGHSHRPVIIEEREPNKVHEYYDSDWKLKAGHRYIFNVGSLGQPRDGNPDPAFAIFDSDENTYQVRRFQYDVKTAQSKIKAASLPAYLSDRLALGK